The Skermanella rosea sequence GGCGCGGCGGAAATGCCGGGCGATTGCGTGCATCTCGGGGTTTCCTCTTTTGATGTGTTCGTTGTCGGTCCCGCCGCTCAGCGGGCGGGGGCGGCGAAACGCCGTTCCAGATGTCCGCTCAGCAGGGACAGCGGCCAGCACATGACGAAGTACAGCGCCGCCACGATGCCGAAGACCAGGAAGGGCTTGAAGGTGGCGTTGTTGATGATCTGGCCGGCGCGGGTCAGTTCGGTGAAGCCGATGATCGCGGTCAGCGACGTGCTCTTGATCAGCTGGACCAGGAAGCCGACGGTCGGCGGAATGGCGATCTTCAGGGCCTGGGGCAGGACCACGTAGCGCATCCTGCCGGCGTAGCGAAGGCCCAGGGCGGTCGCGGCCTCCCACTGCCCTTTCGGCACTGCCTCGATGCAGCCGCGCCAGATCTCGCCCAGGAACGCGCCGGCGTTCAGCGTCAGGCCGAGGGCCGCCGCGATCCAGGGATTGATGTCGAAGCCGAGCACGTTGGCACCGAAGAACACCAGGAAGAGCTGCATCAGCAGCGGCGTTCCCTGGAAGACCTGGATATAGCCGCCGGCGGCGTAGCGGAGCGGCTTGACGGTCGAGGTCCGGGCCAGCGCGATGCAGAGGCCGGCGATCGAGCCGCCGAGGAATGCCAAGGCCGACAGGGCCAGCGTCCATTGCACCGCGGTCAGGAGGAATAGGAACTCGTTGAACTCGAAGGGACGGATCATGTCTCGTGCGCTCCTC is a genomic window containing:
- a CDS encoding amino acid ABC transporter permease, whose amino-acid sequence is MIRPFEFNEFLFLLTAVQWTLALSALAFLGGSIAGLCIALARTSTVKPLRYAAGGYIQVFQGTPLLMQLFLVFFGANVLGFDINPWIAAALGLTLNAGAFLGEIWRGCIEAVPKGQWEAATALGLRYAGRMRYVVLPQALKIAIPPTVGFLVQLIKSTSLTAIIGFTELTRAGQIINNATFKPFLVFGIVAALYFVMCWPLSLLSGHLERRFAAPAR